The following are encoded in a window of Castanea sativa cultivar Marrone di Chiusa Pesio chromosome 5, ASM4071231v1 genomic DNA:
- the LOC142637086 gene encoding aquaporin NIP1-2-like encodes MAGNSGTNGNDAVALNVNHESPTFASIPNHESGFRVSIPFMQKLIAEAVGTYFLIFAGCAAVVVNLDKDKVVTLPGIAIVWGLAVMVLVYSVGHISGAHFNPAVTIAFATCKRFPLKQVPAYIAAQVLGSILASGTLRLLFEGQQNQFAGTLPAGSNMQSFVIEFIITFYLMFVISGVATDTRAIGELAGLAVGSTVLLNVMFSGPITGASMNPARSLGPAIVHSEYRGIWIYMVAPILGAISGAWVYNVIRYTDKPVREITKSGSFLNESKNNTTI; translated from the exons ATGGCTGGGAATTCAGGAACCAATGGCAACGATGCGGTTGCTTTGAATGTTAATCATGAATCTCCAACTTTTGCCTCCATACCCAACCATGAATCTGGCTTCCGTGTCTCTATACCTTTCATGCAGAAG TTGATTGCAGAGGCGGTGGGTACATACTTCTTGATATTTGCGGGCTGTGCTGCGGTGGTGGTGAATTTGGACAAGGACAAGGTTGTGACTTTACCAGGAATTGCCATAGTTTGGGGTCTGGCCGTGATGGTTCTGGTTTACTCTGTTGGCCACATCTCTGGTGCTCATTTTAACCCAGCAGTCACTATTGCCTTTGCCACTTGCAAAAGATTTCCACTTAAGCAG gTGCCTGCTTATATAGCAGCTCAAGTCCTTGGATCAATACTTGCAAGTGGAACTCTTAGGTTGCTCTTCGAGGGACAGCAGAACCAATTTGCAGGAACACTGCCGGCTGGGTCAAACATGCAGTCTTTTGTGATTGAGTTCATAATCACATTCTACCTCATGTTTGTCATATCCGGTGTTGCCACTGATACCAGAGCT ATTGGAGAGCTTGCTGGCCTTGCTGTTGGGTCAACGGTCCTACTTAACGTCATGTTTTCAGG GCCCATTACAGGAGCATCAATGAATCCAGCAAGAAGCTTAGGGCCTGCAATTGTACACAGTGAATACAGGGGGATATGGATATACATGGTAGCACCCATTCTTGGGGCTATCTCCGGTGCATGGGTCTATAATGTCATCAGGTACACTGACAAGCCAGTGCGTGAGATCACCAAGAGTGGCTCTTTCCTAAATGAGTCAAAAAACAACACCACCATCTGA